The following proteins come from a genomic window of Megalobrama amblycephala isolate DHTTF-2021 linkage group LG1, ASM1881202v1, whole genome shotgun sequence:
- the LOC125246273 gene encoding zinc finger protein 665-like isoform X1, translating to MTFLFIFLPVNWFDVLKMKFTFFFFFSVLMDVKEESEELSEVEEKHVKPGEKPSSRSKTKNTFLEKRKAKKSTTCTQCGKSFKFICHLEIHMRIHTGEKPFTCNQCGKSFIQKASLKQHMGIHTGENPYKCVQCEKSFTYKSQLEIHMRVHTGEKPYVCHQCGKSFSQSSQLTTHVRIHTGEKLFVCHQCGKKFIAKEYLKLHMKIHTGEKTYACHDCGSIFLRASHLKKHLTVHTKEKPHSCSVCGKSFSQLCSLQEHEKLHNGVREYMCFECEKTFTTGSRLKLHQRIHTGEKPYKCSHCDKRFSQLTNLKRHERIHTEEKPYKCSHCDKRFSLSAHLKTHEMIHTGEKPYKCSHCDKRFRQPLSMKIHEMIHTGEKPYKCSHCDKRFSFSSHLKTHEMIHTGEKPYKCSHCDKKFSRSSSLKTHERVHTGEKPHKCSHCDKRFSQLANLKTHERIHTGEKPYKCSHCDKRFNQSEHLKTHERVHSGENPHTSNQCGKSFSFKSQLKSHMKIHAVEKPHHHSLRSRRRSSRDKPPFNPASQNLCESFLKKRNERCSSGSEEICSLHNEKLILFCLEDKQPVCLVCRDSQKHDNHKFRPIREVVSSHKEELNTTLESLQEKLQHNEEMKGEFEETVQHIKSQAEHTERQIKQQFEKLHQFLRDEEEATITALREEEEQKKQMMKEKLEEMNRHISALSHTIKDMEEMMKANDVCFLKEFPVSMERVQSSQPDPQMASGALIHVPRYLGNLPFRVWKKMQDIVQNTPVILDPNTANLRLVLSDDLTSVRYSRNDQPLPDNPERFDRYPCVLGSEGFNSGTHCWDIEVKESSDWILGVTTASNQRKGCDFFNTDVWSVDYDVEGLDEPCGFPVKQKLDRVRVNLDYDGGTVSFSDPVTNTHLHTFTTTFTDTLFPFFSCSHSLRILAVNSQ from the exons ATGACCTTTCTCTTCATATTCCTCCCTGTGAATTGGTTTGATGTACTGAAAAtgaaattcacatttttttttttcttttcagtccTGATGGATGTaaaggaggagagtgaagaactgagcgaagtggaggagaaacatgtcaaacctggagaaaaaccttcgagccgctcaaagactaaaaacacatttttagagAAAAGAAAAgccaagaaatctacaacctgcactcagtgtggaaagagtttcaaattCATATGTCATCTTGAGATACACATGAGAATccacacaggagagaagccattcacatgTAATCAATGCGGAAAGAGCTTCATACAAAAAGCATCTCTTAAACAACACATGGgaattcacaccggagagaaccCGTACAAGTGTGTTCAGTGTGAAAAAAGTTTCACATACAAAAGTCAACTTgagattcacatgagagttcacactggagagaagccttatgtATGccatcaatgtgggaagagtttcagtcaatcaTCACAACTAACGACACACGTGagaatccacactggagaaaagctaTTCGTATGTCATCAGTGTGGGAAGAAATTCATAGCCAAAGAATATCTTAAGCTTCACAtgaagatccacactggagagaagacGTACGCATGCCATGACTGCGGAAGTATATTTCTTAGGGCATCACACCTGAAGAAACACCTGACAGTTCATACGAAGGAGaaaccacattcatgttctgtgtgtggaaagagtttttcacagctgtGTAGTTTACAAGAGCATGAGAAACTTCATaatggtgtgagagagtacatgtgctttgagtgtgagaagactttcaCTACAGGAAGCCGTTTAAAactgcaccagagaattcacactggagaaaaaccttacaagtgttcacactgtgacaagagattcagtcagttaacaaatctgaaaagacatgagaggatccacaccgaagagaaaccttacaagtgttcacactgtgacaagagattcagtctgtcagcacatctgaaaacacatgagatgatccacactggagaaaaaccttacaagtgttcacactgtgacaagagattcaggcAGCCATTATCTATGAAAATacatgagatgatccacactggagaaaaaccttacaagtgttcacactgtgacaagagattcagtttttcatcacatctgaaaacacatgagatgatccacactggagaaaaaccttacaagtgttcacactgtgacaagaaaTTCAGTCggtcatcatctctgaaaacacatgagagggtccacactggagaaaaacctcacaagtgttcacactgtgacaagagattcagtcagttagcaaatctgaaaacacatgagaggatacACACCGGAGAGAAACCTTATAAGTGTTcgcactgtgacaagagattcaatcagTCAGAACATTTGAAAACACACGAGAGGGTCCACAGCGGAGAGAACCCACACACGAGtaatcagtgtggaaagagtttctcttttaaaagtCAACTGAAGtcacacatgaagatccatgcagtggagaaaccacatcaccacagtctgaGATCACG GAGAAGATCCTCGAGAGATAAACCTCCATTTAATCCGGCGTCACAAAACTTGTGTGAGTCGTTCCTGAAGAAGAGAAATGAGAGGTGTTCATCAGGATCTGAGGAGATCTGCAGTTTACACAATGAGAAACTCATACTCTTCTGTCTGGAGGACAAACAGCCTGTGTGTTTAGTGTGCAGAGATTCTCAGAAACATGACAATCATAAATTCAGACCCATCAGGGAAGTGGTTTCATCACATAAG GAGGAGCTCAATACAACACTGGAGTCCTTACAAGAGAAACTTCAACACAATGAAGAAATGAAAGGAGAGTTTGAGGAAACAGTTCAACACATCAAG TCTCAAGCTGAGCACACAGAGCGCCAGATTAAACAGCAGTTTGAGAAgcttcatcagtttctcagagatgaagaagaagctacaatcactgctctgagggaggaagaggagcagaagaagcagatgatgaaggagaagctggaggagatgaacagacacatctcagctctttcacacacaatcaAAGACATGGAGGAGATGATGAAAGCCAATGACGTCTGCTTTCTGAAG gaGTTTCCAGTCTCAATGGAAAG AGTCCAGAGCTCACAGCCGGATCCACAGATGGCTTCTGGAGCTTTGATTCATGTGCCACGTTACTTGGGCAACCTGCCGTTCAGAGTCTGGAAGAAGATGCAGGACATCGTCCAAAACA CTCCTGTGATTCTTGATCCAAATACTGCGAATCTACGCCTCGTCCTGTCTGATGATCTGACCAGTGTGAGATACAGCAGGAACGATCAACCTCTTCCTGATAATCCAGAGAGATTCGACCGTTATCCCTGTGTTCTGGGTTCAGAGGGgtttaactcaggaacacactgCTGGGATATAGAGGTTAAAGAGAGTTCAGACTGGATTCTTGGAGTAACTACAGCATCAAACCAGAGGAAGGGATGTGATTTCTTCAACACTGATGTTTGGAGTGTGGATTATGATGTGGAAGGACTGGATGAACCATGTGGTTTTCCTGTTAAACAGAAGCTTGATCGTGTGAGAGTGAATCTGGACTATGATGGAGGAACGGTGTCATTTTCTGATCCTGTAACTAACACACatctacacacattcacaacCACCTTCACTGACACACTCTTTCCATTCTTCAGTTGTTCTCACTCTCTGAGGATCTTAGCGGTCAATAGTCAGTAA
- the LOC125246273 gene encoding zinc finger protein 431-like isoform X2 yields the protein MTFLFIFLPVNWFDVLKMKFTFFFFFSVLMDVKEESEELSEVEEKHVKPGEKPSSRSKTKNTFLEKRKAKKSTTCTQCGKSFKFICHLEIHMRIHTGEKPFTCNQCGKSFIQKASLKQHMGIHTGENPYKCVQCEKSFTYKSQLEIHMRVHTGEKPYVCHQCGKSFSQSSQLTTHVRIHTGEKLFVCHQCGKKFIAKEYLKLHMKIHTGEKTYACHDCGSIFLRASHLKKHLTVHTKEKPHSCSVCGKSFSQLCSLQEHEKLHNGVREYMCFECEKTFTTGSRLKLHQRIHTGEKPYKCSHCDKRFSQLTNLKRHERIHTEEKPYKCSHCDKRFSLSAHLKTHEMIHTGEKPYKCSHCDKRFRQPLSMKIHEMIHTGEKPYKCSHCDKRFSFSSHLKTHEMIHTGEKPYKCSHCDKKFSRSSSLKTHERVHTGEKPHKCSHCDKRFSQLANLKTHERIHTGEKPYKCSHCDKRFNQSEHLKTHERVHSGENPHTSNQCGKSFSFKSQLKSHMKIHAVEKPHHHSLRSRRRSSRDKPPFNPASQNLCESFLKKRNERCSSGSEEICSLHNEKLILFCLEDKQPVCLVCRDSQKHDNHKFRPIREVVSSHKSQAEHTERQIKQQFEKLHQFLRDEEEATITALREEEEQKKQMMKEKLEEMNRHISALSHTIKDMEEMMKANDVCFLKEFPVSMERVQSSQPDPQMASGALIHVPRYLGNLPFRVWKKMQDIVQNTPVILDPNTANLRLVLSDDLTSVRYSRNDQPLPDNPERFDRYPCVLGSEGFNSGTHCWDIEVKESSDWILGVTTASNQRKGCDFFNTDVWSVDYDVEGLDEPCGFPVKQKLDRVRVNLDYDGGTVSFSDPVTNTHLHTFTTTFTDTLFPFFSCSHSLRILAVNSQ from the exons ATGACCTTTCTCTTCATATTCCTCCCTGTGAATTGGTTTGATGTACTGAAAAtgaaattcacatttttttttttcttttcagtccTGATGGATGTaaaggaggagagtgaagaactgagcgaagtggaggagaaacatgtcaaacctggagaaaaaccttcgagccgctcaaagactaaaaacacatttttagagAAAAGAAAAgccaagaaatctacaacctgcactcagtgtggaaagagtttcaaattCATATGTCATCTTGAGATACACATGAGAATccacacaggagagaagccattcacatgTAATCAATGCGGAAAGAGCTTCATACAAAAAGCATCTCTTAAACAACACATGGgaattcacaccggagagaaccCGTACAAGTGTGTTCAGTGTGAAAAAAGTTTCACATACAAAAGTCAACTTgagattcacatgagagttcacactggagagaagccttatgtATGccatcaatgtgggaagagtttcagtcaatcaTCACAACTAACGACACACGTGagaatccacactggagaaaagctaTTCGTATGTCATCAGTGTGGGAAGAAATTCATAGCCAAAGAATATCTTAAGCTTCACAtgaagatccacactggagagaagacGTACGCATGCCATGACTGCGGAAGTATATTTCTTAGGGCATCACACCTGAAGAAACACCTGACAGTTCATACGAAGGAGaaaccacattcatgttctgtgtgtggaaagagtttttcacagctgtGTAGTTTACAAGAGCATGAGAAACTTCATaatggtgtgagagagtacatgtgctttgagtgtgagaagactttcaCTACAGGAAGCCGTTTAAAactgcaccagagaattcacactggagaaaaaccttacaagtgttcacactgtgacaagagattcagtcagttaacaaatctgaaaagacatgagaggatccacaccgaagagaaaccttacaagtgttcacactgtgacaagagattcagtctgtcagcacatctgaaaacacatgagatgatccacactggagaaaaaccttacaagtgttcacactgtgacaagagattcaggcAGCCATTATCTATGAAAATacatgagatgatccacactggagaaaaaccttacaagtgttcacactgtgacaagagattcagtttttcatcacatctgaaaacacatgagatgatccacactggagaaaaaccttacaagtgttcacactgtgacaagaaaTTCAGTCggtcatcatctctgaaaacacatgagagggtccacactggagaaaaacctcacaagtgttcacactgtgacaagagattcagtcagttagcaaatctgaaaacacatgagaggatacACACCGGAGAGAAACCTTATAAGTGTTcgcactgtgacaagagattcaatcagTCAGAACATTTGAAAACACACGAGAGGGTCCACAGCGGAGAGAACCCACACACGAGtaatcagtgtggaaagagtttctcttttaaaagtCAACTGAAGtcacacatgaagatccatgcagtggagaaaccacatcaccacagtctgaGATCACG GAGAAGATCCTCGAGAGATAAACCTCCATTTAATCCGGCGTCACAAAACTTGTGTGAGTCGTTCCTGAAGAAGAGAAATGAGAGGTGTTCATCAGGATCTGAGGAGATCTGCAGTTTACACAATGAGAAACTCATACTCTTCTGTCTGGAGGACAAACAGCCTGTGTGTTTAGTGTGCAGAGATTCTCAGAAACATGACAATCATAAATTCAGACCCATCAGGGAAGTGGTTTCATCACATAAG TCTCAAGCTGAGCACACAGAGCGCCAGATTAAACAGCAGTTTGAGAAgcttcatcagtttctcagagatgaagaagaagctacaatcactgctctgagggaggaagaggagcagaagaagcagatgatgaaggagaagctggaggagatgaacagacacatctcagctctttcacacacaatcaAAGACATGGAGGAGATGATGAAAGCCAATGACGTCTGCTTTCTGAAG gaGTTTCCAGTCTCAATGGAAAG AGTCCAGAGCTCACAGCCGGATCCACAGATGGCTTCTGGAGCTTTGATTCATGTGCCACGTTACTTGGGCAACCTGCCGTTCAGAGTCTGGAAGAAGATGCAGGACATCGTCCAAAACA CTCCTGTGATTCTTGATCCAAATACTGCGAATCTACGCCTCGTCCTGTCTGATGATCTGACCAGTGTGAGATACAGCAGGAACGATCAACCTCTTCCTGATAATCCAGAGAGATTCGACCGTTATCCCTGTGTTCTGGGTTCAGAGGGgtttaactcaggaacacactgCTGGGATATAGAGGTTAAAGAGAGTTCAGACTGGATTCTTGGAGTAACTACAGCATCAAACCAGAGGAAGGGATGTGATTTCTTCAACACTGATGTTTGGAGTGTGGATTATGATGTGGAAGGACTGGATGAACCATGTGGTTTTCCTGTTAAACAGAAGCTTGATCGTGTGAGAGTGAATCTGGACTATGATGGAGGAACGGTGTCATTTTCTGATCCTGTAACTAACACACatctacacacattcacaacCACCTTCACTGACACACTCTTTCCATTCTTCAGTTGTTCTCACTCTCTGAGGATCTTAGCGGTCAATAGTCAGTAA